GATTGTTGTCAGCAGACAACATGGGGGAGGGGGGCTGGGCGAACAGGTGGCGAATCGTATCGGTGCGTTTGCTCATCGCCGCCACACCTTCTGCAAGAGGCCGAGAATTTCCGAATTGGCACCATTGACCGATTCGAGCGCCCGCTCATAGGCGGCGCGGCCGACGGAGCCCTTCTCGAGCTCGTAGAGCGATTGCTTGGTGAGCCCCGCATTGGCGATTGCAGTTGATTTCCACACTGTCGCCCCTAAAACGTCATCGCTGAATAGATTACGCAGCAGAGCGACAATCTGGGTTTCGGGCACGTCGTTGGGGTCGTGGCGAGTCACCACATAGCGGATGAAGTCATAATCGAGATTGCCGCCGGCTTCCTCTATGACCGCCATTACGTCTGCGGTCATCAGCAGGAACTGGCTCATGGAGGCCACGTCCACCATCTGTGGGTGGATGGTCACCAGCATGGCGGTCGCCGCGTTCAGAGCTCCCATGGTGAGGTAGCCTAGCTGCGGAGGACAATCGATGACGACAATGTCAAAATCATCTTCGACCTCTGCAATGGCACTGCCAACGCGGCGGAAGAAGAGATCACTACCACGCAACGACCGCTCGACCATGGCGCGCGGCGTGTGGTGTTCGAACTCCATCAGTTCCAGATTGCCCGGCACGAGCGAGACGCCGGTGAAATATGTCGGCCGCACCACGTCGCGCATTGGTCGTCGGGCATCGTCATATCGAATCGCGCCGTAAAGGGTCTCTCCCTCGCCGATGTCGAACTCCGGCTGATAGCCAAACATGGCGGATAGGGACGCTTGCGGGTCGAGATCGATCGCCAGCACCCGATAGCCTTCCAAGGCAAGGAATTGGGTGAGGTATAGCGCCGTCGTCGTTTTGGCAGAGCCGCCCTTGAAATTGGCGACAGCGACGATCTGCAGTTTGTCGCCGGGCCGGCGCGTGGGCAGGAATTCGAGCGCTTCTTTCGGTCGCGCGGCTGCGAGATATTCACGCAGTTCACCGATCTGCGCCGGCGTGTAAGACCGGCGGCCGCCCGCGGATAAGGCCGGGGAAGGGCCAAGACCATCGAGCGACAATTGCCGGAGATAGCCGTCGGACACGCCGAGGAATCGCGCCACCTCGCCCGACGAAAACGACCGGAGCGTCTTTTTCGAGGCCGGCGGAAATAGCGTCGCGCTCAACGACTGCATCTGCCCCGAAAGAACTTTGGCGTGACGGGTCATCCGCGCAAGCGCATTCTCAGGGACCAAAGAAGGTGCGGCGTTTGAGAGGATCGCCATCAAAACGGTTCCCAGTCGTTAAACGGTATGCTTCCGTCTCCGACTAGAAGGCGATTCTCGGATCTTTGCAAGAAATAAAGAGTTAACGAAAACTTAAGGTGCATGGCGCGCTCACGAGAACCCCAACGCGCAAAGGCGCACTGTTCATTAGCCGCCTTTACCAAACCGCCACACGGGAATTCCCATCTTGCGCGCTTTGTCGGCGAGGTTTTCGACGATGCCGGAACCGGGGAAGATGATCACACCGATTGGCAACGTTTCCAGCATCACATCATTGCGCTTGAAAGGCGCGGCGTTCTTGTGACGGCTCCAGTCCGGTTTGAACGCGACCTGAGGAACCTTGCGATTGTCCGCCCAGCAGGACGCGATCCGTTCGGCGCCTTTGGATCCACCGCCATGGAGAAGGACCATATCGGAATGCTTCGCATGGACCTTGTCGAGAGCTTCCCAAATCCGCCGATGATCGTTGCACTCGGCTCCGCCCGCGAAAGCGATCCGGGGTCCGCGCGGCAAGAGCACTTGTGTCTCGGCCAGCTTCTTGGCGTTCAGGAAATCGCGACTATCGATCATCGCAGCCGTCAGTGCGCGGTGATTGACCTTTGAACCTGATCGGGGACGCCAGACGGAGCCTGTCTCGGCCGCATAGAGTTCGGCGAGATGGTCCCGGAAGAATTCGAAGGCGTTGCGGCTTTCGTTAAGCGTCAGCCCTTGCGCGATCAACCGCTCCAGTTCGACCGAACGGATTTCCGAGCCGTCCTGTTCGGACTGTGCGCGACGCTGTGCGGTTTCGTTGTCGTCGAGCTCGCGATCGACGCGCTCCGCCTTGCGATGGAAGAGGTTGACGAAAGCCCAGAGCAGATCGGGTAGGTCGGCTTCGAGCCGCGTATTGAGAAAGAGATTTGAAAGCGATTCGACGGCGGATTCGAGGGCCATTGACGCGGAGTCGGAAGAGGGGAGGGGACGCGGATCCGGCTCGTCGTCTAAGGGGCGATAGCCCTGAAGCGCGAGTTCGTCGAGGAGATATGACAATGGCGATTCGTTTGGAGCGTCGTGGGGGAGGGGCGTGATGTCGATATCCATGGCGTTGCACTTTCGCTTCAAGGCCGCGCCGATCGCGGCCTGACAGCGATCACGAGCCACGCGCGGGTCGCGACGCACCCGAAGGGCCGCAGCAAAGCAAAGGACGCTTCCCGATGACTTGTTTGCTCCGCGAGGAATGCCCGGCTTTTGCGCCGGGCAGGGGAAAGAAGTCATCGGGAAGCGTTGCGGCAAGCGAGCCGCTTGTGGCGTCATCGCTGCTCTTTCAGGCCGGCGCGCGGCCCTGTACGTGAAATGCATCTGCCACAGACGATCGGCTCGGCAACACCCACGACGATCGGCCTTCGCGCCAATATCCGAAATTCCGATGGCGCTATAAGAAGTCGTTATGCCCCCGAAGAAGCCCCTAACCGCGAAGAACCTCGAAGCGCTCGGCCCCGAACGGCTCGCCGAACTCCTGATCGAGATCGGCGACGCAAACGCCGCCGTCAAATTACGGCTCGAACTTGCCGGCGCGCATAGTTCTGCAGATGTCGCGCGCGAAATCCGCAAGCGCTTAAACTTGATCGCCCGCTCCCGAAGCTTCGTCGACTGGCAGAATCGGCGCGGGCTCGTCGAGGATCTCCAGACGCAGCGACGCGCCATCGTCGATCACGTTGGCAAGACCGATCCCAAAGAAGCGCTCGATCTGATGTGGGGCTTAATGGCGCTGGCCTCATCCGTCTCTGCGCGCTGCGACGACAGCAGCGGAACGGTGATCGGAATCTTTCATGATGGCGTAAGCGATCTCGGGCGGCTGGCCGAAGCCGCCAAAAGCGATGCCAAAGACCTGGCCGATCGCGCGTTTCAGGCCTTGCTCGACAATGACTATGGCCAGTTCGATCATCTCATCCCCACACTCAGCGCGGCTCTCGGCGATGCGGGCCTCGAACATTTGAAGAGTCGTCTTGTCGCGCTGTCGAAAGAACCCGCCAAAAAACCAGCCGAGCACGAGCGGCGAAAGATTGGCTGGTCGACGGACGGGCCGATCTACCAAGACGAGATCGCCAATCGTCATCGAAACCACGTCGTTGAAATGGCGCTGAGAGACATTGCCGACGCGCAGAACGACGTCGACGCCTTCATCGCTCAATATGATCCAGCAACACGAAAGGTTCCACGCATAGCGGCTGGAATTGCTGGGCGGCTGCTTGCCGCTAGCCGAGCGGCCGAGGCGTTGCAAACGATCGAAGCGGCGGAACACAAGCGTTCCGACTGGCCAGAATTGGAGTGGGAGGATGCGCGCGTCGCCGCACTTCAAGGGCTCGAACGCAGCGGCGACGCACAGGCGGCGCGCTGGTCGTGCTTTGAGCGATTTCTCTCGGCGCGACATTTGCGCGATTATCTGAAACGGCTTCCCGACTTCGAGGCCGAAAACGGCGCGCTCAATTACGCGGAGAATTTTGCAAATTTCCCGGCGGGCGGCTCTAGTGTTCCTGGCGTCATGGCCTGCGTTGGATCGCGCGGCGAAACTCGTACTGGCGCGCGCGGAGGAATTAAACGGCGATCATTACGAAGTGCTGTCGCCCGTCGCCGACGCGTTGGCCAGCAAGCATCCTTTGGCGGCGACGCTCGCCTTGCGCGCGATGATCGAGTTTTCTCTCGATCACGCCCGATCCAGCCGATACAAACACGCCGCGCGCCATTTGCAGGAATGCGCCAATCTCGCCCCTTCGATTGCGGATTTCAGAAAATGGGAATCTGTTGTCGCCCCTTAATTTCCGGACACGGGCTCCACAGCCTCTTTGATTGACCTATCGGCGATGAACTCACGCGGCGAACGATAACCCAGCGCGCGATGCGGGTGAAGTTGGTTGTAGTGGTCGAACCATTTCGACAGCGATCGGATAACGGTTTGCGCATCGGGTGTCGGATTGACGCGGACATAGTCGCGTTTGATCGTACGCACGAAAGCCTCGGCCATTCCATTCGATTGTGGGCTCTCCACGGGAGTCGTCAGCGGCTCGAAGCCGATCTCGCGAGCAAACTTGCGTGTTTCTCCAGCAATGTAGCAGGAGCCGTTGTCGGTCAGCCATTCGATCGTCGCCGGCAGTCGATTGATTGGTCCGAAGCGCTGTTCGACGGCCGCGACCATGAGGTCGCGAACATCTTCTCCCTTGATGCCTTCGGTCGTCGCGACATGGCCCACAGCCTCGCGGTCACAGCAATCGAGCGCAAAGGCGATGCGCACCTTTTTCGGCATTGTCGCATGTGATCTCGAAGCCGTCCGAGCACCAGCGGAGGTTCGATTGTGCGACAGCGATCTTGCCGTCATGTCGGCGTTCGTCGGCGCCACCCGCGTGGCGTGAAAGCAAAAGCCCGTGAGCGCGCATTACTCGATAAACCCGCTTGCGGTTCACAGGCGCGCGGTCCTCGGAGATGCCGTCGCGGCGCAGGACAGCCCAAACGCGCGCATAGCCATAGGAGGGCATATCGGCGATGACGGCCTTGATCCGCTCCAGCAACTCCCCGTCCGGTAGCGGCGGGCGGCCCTGCGCTTGGGAGAGCGCCCGGCCACCCGCTCCGCGACGTTCGAGCGGGTGACGCCTTCATCGCGAACCGTCCCTGGGCAGCGACAGCGACCGCAATGTTCGTTTTTTTGACTCCGTCGCGATCTCGAGCGCTTCCTTAAGAATCTCGGCTTCCAGCGTCTTCTTGCCAAGCAGCCGCTGCAACTCGCGGATCTGCTCCTGGCTCGCCCTCAAGGCGGACGCCGGCACGACCTCCTTTTCGGCGCGCGTCGCTGTCAGTGCTCCTTGTTCGGCCAGGCGCCGCCAGGTGAAAAGCTGATTCGGCGAAACGCCGCGCCGTCGAGCGACCAGACTGACCGTGACGCCGGGTTCGCGTGTCTCGGAGACGATCTCCAGCTTCTCGGAGACGGACCATCGCCGCCGGCGCTGCGGGTCGGTCAGGATTTCGGCTTTCGGAAAAGAACCAGTCATAGACACGGCATTACTCCTAACCCTTATCTTAAGGGTGGGCCGTGTCCGGGCAATTAAGGGGCTACGTCAGAATCACATGAAAATTTCGCCGCGAGACTTCGTGGCAAGCACGGCAAGAAGAGTTCGTTCTGGAGTCTTGTGACCTGAGAATTGCTAGCGCGGCTTCGGAGCCTGAAAGCAGAGGTCTGGTGTTGGTTGGCAAACGGTCATTGCCTGAATCGCACAGCATGACCGCGACGCGCCTTAAGCGGACCTTTCCGCGGGTTTCATAATGGGCAAATTAGGAGACTGAAGCGGAGCCGAGCAGAGACCCGTTATTCGGTTCAGAGTATGTTTTTGGGGCAAGATTGTACGTTGATCACGCCAAGTTCCGCGTTTCGCTATCTCTCTCTTCAGGTGGAGATTGCAGGACGCTTGTGAAAAGTTCGGCCGACTCGACGCACGACAGGCGGTCAGCGGCATATTGCAGGAGCGTTTCTGCAGCGTCCTCTGCTTTGCGGCAAGCGTCAATGATTCCAACTCGTTTTTCAAGCTGTCGCAAAATCGAGGATGCCGCGTCGAGCACATTGGTGGGTGAAGGATCGAAATCAAGCAAAGGACAGCAACCGTTGTTGACCACAACCTTTAGGAAGCCGACCTCGCAGAATGCGCTGAAATGAAGGTAGGGTATGAAACCAGCGCCAGGCCTCTTCTCACGAAGGTTTTCCAGCGCAAGACCGAGACGATGAAAAAGGGTGTAAAGAATCACGCTAGCAGCGTTTGCGCTATTCAAGAGGCTCATGGCTGCGTGCCATGAGTTCACGTCTGCGCGATATTCTTCCATGTAAATTAGAGGCCAGATAAGACGTCCGCGCCACCGGAAAAAGTCCTGGGCCATCTTCTCTTCAATCGAGTAGCCGAGTCTATGCCCGGCTTCGTGACACATATACTCGTCGACAGCTGATCCGTGTAGCTGACAGACGGCCGCTACAACTCGATCCGTTAGAATTTCGCGTAGCTTGGGAAACCGTCGATTATGAAGCAGTCTCAGCTTATTTACATCCAGCAAATCACAATCCGGGCCGCCAAGACCAAAGTTCCGCGCGTAGTAGAGAGCATCATCATCGCGTGCGAACGCGCCGGAGCGCTTACTAACGGTGATAACCCGGAGGTTGACCTTGCTGCACCCGTCCCACCATTCTTGACCCTCTAAAAATTGATTCACTGCTGCAAAATTCAGATGTCCTCCTGGGTCTGATATAATGCCGCAAAGCTCCGAAGGAGCACCGGTGCGCTTGCTCTGCATGCGGTAATCCCCGGCGTATTCCAATTCCAGCAGCCTTGCTGGAGCCAGCTCAAGAGCCATCTAAATCTCCCAGTTTCAAACCCTCTTCGCGACAGCCAGATTTGTTGTTATTCTGCGGCTTGCCCCATCCGTTGCCCGCCCGGACAACGGGCCTTCAAAGGGCCAATTACGTTATGAACCAGAGGATATTAGCATGAGCACGAATGATCGAAATGATTCCGAAACGCAGATTTGCTTCGAGGGGCCCGGCGTAGCCGATGCGACGACGCTCGCTATCAAGGGCATCAAACCCGAACTCATCAATCGTCCTGAGAAGATACTCCAGCTGATGGACGTTCTTGATTTACCGAAAGGCACTAAGGCCCGGGTAATGTACACAACGACCGATGTGATCGTCCGCTAGACTCGCGGCAGGTTATGATTGGGCTGCCACCAGGGCTGCTGATGGGCGGCGGAATGCTCCGGCCGTCCATTACCTGCCGACGAACAGGCAACAGATGGTCGCTTGCCCACTCTCTGTGGGAAGTTACTTTTGAGGCAGACAGTTTTATCAACCCAAAACAATTTGAAGCGTTTATTCAGCGTCGGCGGCCAATTGCAGCACTTGATCTTAACGACACTCAGTTGGCTGGGATAGCAAGGTTACTCGCCGCGCAGGGCTGCCTGACATACGACCCTAATCGGGAAAATTACCAACCAGATGAAGTAAACTACATCGTTGGTGCAACGCTAAGCTCTTGGTATGGTTCCTATTACAGCCACCCGTTCTGGGGTGGTCTTCAGGCATGTAGTCTGACACCGACACAGCTATTCGGGTGGCTTTTGAGAACGTATCACCTTTCCCGCTCGGCCGGTGTGACCGCCGCGCGGGGTGCCCTAAACAGCACCACAGCTGCGGCGCGGGCTGCGTTTTTTAAGAATATGATTGAGGAATTCGCGCACTGCGATGTCTATTACATGCCATGCCATTCTGAATTCGGCTTGAGTGCTAAGGAGATCAAGTCACTTGTGCCACTCGTATCGAGTACAGCCTTCGA
The Methylocystis hirsuta genome window above contains:
- the repA gene encoding plasmid partitioning protein RepA, giving the protein MAILSNAAPSLVPENALARMTRHAKVLSGQMQSLSATLFPPASKKTLRSFSSGEVARFLGVSDGYLRQLSLDGLGPSPALSAGGRRSYTPAQIGELREYLAAARPKEALEFLPTRRPGDKLQIVAVANFKGGSAKTTTALYLTQFLALEGYRVLAIDLDPQASLSAMFGYQPEFDIGEGETLYGAIRYDDARRPMRDVVRPTYFTGVSLVPGNLELMEFEHHTPRAMVERSLRGSDLFFRRVGSAIAEVEDDFDIVVIDCPPQLGYLTMGALNAATAMLVTIHPQMVDVASMSQFLLMTADVMAVIEEAGGNLDYDFIRYVVTRHDPNDVPETQIVALLRNLFSDDVLGATVWKSTAIANAGLTKQSLYELEKGSVGRAAYERALESVNGANSEILGLLQKVWRR
- a CDS encoding DUF2493 domain-containing protein codes for the protein MDIDITPLPHDAPNESPLSYLLDELALQGYRPLDDEPDPRPLPSSDSASMALESAVESLSNLFLNTRLEADLPDLLWAFVNLFHRKAERVDRELDDNETAQRRAQSEQDGSEIRSVELERLIAQGLTLNESRNAFEFFRDHLAELYAAETGSVWRPRSGSKVNHRALTAAMIDSRDFLNAKKLAETQVLLPRGPRIAFAGGAECNDHRRIWEALDKVHAKHSDMVLLHGGGSKGAERIASCWADNRKVPQVAFKPDWSRHKNAAPFKRNDVMLETLPIGVIIFPGSGIVENLADKARKMGIPVWRFGKGG
- a CDS encoding DUF6880 family protein → MFLASWPALDRAAKLVLARAEELNGDHYEVLSPVADALASKHPLAATLALRAMIEFSLDHARSSRYKHAARHLQECANLAPSIADFRKWESVVAP